The Alosa alosa isolate M-15738 ecotype Scorff River chromosome 9, AALO_Geno_1.1, whole genome shotgun sequence genome includes a region encoding these proteins:
- the stil gene encoding SCL-interrupting locus protein homolog isoform X2: MSVEVNLQGMPSHILDGVQKQETIQIDRSFSKFKVGPWDPTPLGEAVNLHLSYYRNPRLLLSEKALRLTYRHARQNNNPQFTCFLLGTFIVDRDEEGVTLTLDRLDPGREKPDSGRKVPNSFLPGDVVVPCLFEVQQVGLLTNNVPAHYADDLSGSLKILQQSCTSKKAMELSQLLMLRGWLSCIENTDSLNFNLYWAGFTLATMLKATPIKGIPIIPTALARNLSSPINLAQPLNTVSQKRGFLSMDQTCKLLLVLESDPKVYTLPLVGVWLCGVTHIHSPQVWAWCLRYLYSASIQERVLSEGRPFLVVLYSLTHREPEFYQCQPTSRENHNMDLLLLTSTESLTLYKNLEPKERKPLSFELSSGSENQATEFYKEVMSRAASSRHITGDKVATSPQHRISINDHDSGVEDEDLSPRPSPNPHPAGDQMRPVQPTVPELSLVLDVSFVAGITKSPDATPQHLPLPTLQQREICAFPKTHKELYVSGQNKLNACPPMNRTVTQTMSKEGCDGSTGFSHRSSLPLLSSPPKMATLPDGSSELGYAQESKPYTPDQSIHSQSPYCRFSGTTPAQPLPQLCMFPSTSLKCVNKPCSCCHHHYTALSYQSQHWPETPLPSDLLNQMTPTNPATVSCIPKSTPHRGCCLSPPHRTSHQGPVYVPKTSPHLDCLQHSSHSKRRQSHPVPSVSQGCQSQDACMDVSDACFNMLSVDAYRILMDQDRQLKLLQSQIHKLLEAQSQGTSSHHSDSSHQSGEKPAGLTLGQKPMTPDPKKRNSVSIAIGTGASLFCGKSEDEWWRGGTPGTLSSGSAHSRQSSPTAISQTHTNRIKDPEDETRSSDQNHKESQQMSPGVSHSFQSLMLGESASMCYQFQSANTDESHGKSVAADQRFFQDLLGQVNDRLQDTLKGEARSSRSEYRTVLAAETALSPVLVQAREASSPNCRSPVPSLKALSQSESSHKGDQVYNATVKHLEKLGVNVDSKGKGMSTSATVESASTLASINPEAVIPRLAVCDFVSASMLTPGCSADLSLEANSIALKYLSDAQLSHLSFKREAKQTSNAIPPRVDFLSKTERTAAGLSILSPTNMSLATQKYMKRYGLIEGGDSEEEDLQEQQNGMHHDTVLDCSAQMDSSRNSDDFQKGINVPSSPPGPHSSPHLENEGLVFGDKHMLLHSHNHTEKTGTREITQKRHSASENQSPLGTMDTQGSVGNFLDLSRLRQLPKLF, encoded by the exons ATGAAGAGGGCGTGACCCTTACTTTGGATCGCTTGGACCCTGGCAGGGAGAAGCCAGACTCAGGAAGAAAGGTGCCCAATTCCTTTCTGCCAGGGGATGTGGTGGTGCCCTGTTTATTTGAAGTCCAGCAGGTCGGCCTTCTCACCAACAATGTTCCTGCACACTATGCAGATGACCTCAGTGGATCTCTTAAG ATACTTCAGCAAAGCTGCACCAGCAAAAAGGCTATGGAGCTTTCTCAGCTACTCATGCTGCGAGGCTGGCTTAGCTGCATAGAGAACACCGACAGCCTTAACTTCAATCTGTACTGGGCAGGCTTCACCCTTGCAACCATGCTAAAGGCCACTCCTATCAAAGGCATACCAATCATTCCCACTGCTCTGGCCCGGAACCTCAGCTCCCCGATCAACCTGGCACAGCCCCTCAACACAGTTAGCCAGAAGCGAGG ATTTTTAAGCATGGACCAGACCTGCAAGCTACTGTTAGTGCTAGAATCCGATCCCAAGGTCTACACCCTCCCACTAGTTGGAGT ATGGTTGTGTGGAGTCACACACATCCATAGTCCTCAGGTGTGGGCATGGTGCCTTAGGTACCTCTACAGCGCCTCTATTCAGGAAAG GGTTTTATCTGAAGGAAGACCCTTTCTGGTGGTGCTGTATTCCTTAACCCACAGAGAGCCAGAATTCTACCAATGCCAACCAACCAGCAGAGAGAACCACAATATGGACTTGCTTCTGCTAACAAGTACAGAGTCCCTCACACTCTACAAG AATTTGGAGCCCAAAGAGAGAAAACCCTTGTCATTTGAACTCAGCTCTGGGAGTGAAAACCAGGCCACTGAGTTCTATAAGGAAGTGATGTCTCGCGCTGCATCTAGCAG GCATATCACTGGAGATAAAGTAGCAACCTCTCCTCAACATAGGATATCCATTAATGACCATGACTCAGGAGTGGAGGATGAGGATCTTTCGCCCAGACCATCCCCAAACCCCCACCCAGCTGGAGACCAG ATGAGACCGGTGCAGCCCACAGTACCAGAGCTGTCTTTGGTACTGGATGTCAGCTTTGTGGCTGGGATAACAAAGTCTCCCGATGCAACTCCACAACACCTTCCCCTTCCCACCCTACAGCAAAGGGAGATTTGTGCATTCCCCAAAACCCATAAAGAACTTTATGTCAGTGGACAGAACAAGCTCAATGCCTGCCCCCCAATGAACAGAACTGTTACTCAAACCATGTCTAAAGAGGGTTGTGACGGGTCAACTGGATTTTCACATCGTTCATCGTTGCCTTTGTTGTCCTCCCCACCTAAGATGGCTACTTTACCTGATGGGTCTTCTGAGCTTGGCTATGCCCAGGAATCCAAACCTTACACCCCAGATCAGTCTATACACTCACAATCACCCTATTGTAGATTCTCTGGTACCACCCCAGCTCAGCCTCTGCCACAATTGTGCATGTTTCCCAGCACCTCCTTAAAGTGTGTCAATAAGCCATGTAgctgctgccaccaccactacactGCTCTGTCCTATCAGTCTCAACATTGGCCAGAGACACCCCTACCCTCAGATCTGTTGAATCAGATGACTCCCACTAACCCTGCCACAGTTTCTTGTATTCCCAAATCAACTCCTCACAGAGGTTGTTGCCTGTCACCACCTCACCGGACTTCCCATCAGGGCCCAGTGTATGTCCCAAAGACTTCACCACATTTGGATTGTTTGCAGCATAGTTCCCACAGCAAACGCCGCCAGAGCCATCCAGTGCCATCTGTGAGCCAGGGTTGCCAGAGCCAGGATGCCTGCATGGATGTGTCTGATGCTTGTTTTAACATGCTATCAGTAGATGCTTATAGAATTCTTATGGACCAGGACCGGCAGCTGAAACTTCTGCAGTCACAG ATTCACAAGCTTCTGGAGGCTCAAAGCCAGGGAACGTCATCTCACCATTCTGACTCCTCGCATCAGTCAGGGGAGAAGCCTGCTGGACTAACCCTTGGTCAAAAACCGATGACCCCCGATCCCAAGAAGAGGAACAGTGTCAGCATTGCCATAGGAACAG GTGCTAGTCTGTTTTGTGGCAAGAGTGAGGATGAGTGGTGGAGAGGTGGTACTCCAGGAACTCTCAGCAGCGGCTCGGCCCATTCAAGACAGTCCAGTCCCACAGCCATAAGtcaaacgcacacaaacaggATAAAGGACCCTGAGGACGAGACTAGGAGCAGTGATCAGAACCACAAGGAATCACAACAAAT GAGCCCAGGTGTATCTCATTCTTTTCAGAGCCTTATGCTTGGAGAGAGTGCCAGCATGTGTTACCAGTTCCAGTCAGCTAATACAGATGAGTCACACGGCAAAAGTGTAGCCGCCGATCAAAGGTTTTTTCAAGATTTACTG GGACAAGTAAATGATCGTCTTCAGGACACCTTGAAAGGAGAGGCAAGAAGTTCCAGAAGTGAATACAGGACTGTACTAGCTGCAGAGACAGCCCTATCTCCTGTTTTAGTCCAAGCCAGAGAGGCTTCTTCTCCCAACTGTCGGTCACCAGTACCCTCTTTGAAGGCTTTGTCTCAATCTGAGTCCTCTCACAAGGGGGACCAGGTGTACAATGCGACTGTGAAACATCTAGAGAAGTTGGGTGTCAATGTTGACTCCAAAGGCAAAGGCATGTCTACTAGTGCCACAGTGGAGAGTGCCAG CACCCTGGCATCCATCAATCCTGAGGCAGTGATCCCCAGGCTAGCTGTGTGTGACTTTGTAAGTGCGAGCATGTTGACACCTGGATGCAGTGCTGACCTTAGTTTGGAGGCTAACTCGATTGCCCTCAAGTATCTGAGTGATGCCCAGCTATCTCACCTCTCTTTTAAAAGGGAAGCCAAGCAGACCTCTAATGCAATTCCACCAAGAGTGGATTTtctgagcaagacagagaggacTGCAGCAGGCCTTAGCATCCTGTCGCCTACGAATATGTCCTTAGCCACACAGAAATACATGAAGCGGTATGGACTCATTGAGGGTGGTGACAGTGAGGAGGAGGACCTGCAGGAGCAACAAAATGGCATGCATCATGACACTGTGTTGGATTGCTCAGCACAAATGGACAGCTCCAGGAACAGTGATGATTTTCAGAAAGGCATTAATGTGCCATCTTCCCCACCAGGACCTCACAGCTCCCCCCACCTTGAGAATGAAGGCCTGGTTTTTGGTGACAAACACATGCTTTTGCACAGTCATAACCACACAGAGAAAACTGGCACAAGAGAGATCACTCAAAAGAGACATTCCGCTTCAGAGAACCAGTCTCCTCTGGGTACCATGGACACGCAGGGCTCTGTTGGAAATTTCCTTGACCTTAGCCGATTGAGGCAGCTCCCCAAACTATTTTAA
- the stil gene encoding SCL-interrupting locus protein homolog isoform X1: MSVEVNLQGMPSHILDGVQKQETIQIDRSFSKFKVGPWDPTPLGEAVNLHLSYYRNPRLLLSEKALRLTYRHARQNNNPQFTCFLLGTFIVDRDEEGVTLTLDRLDPGREKPDSGRKVPNSFLPGDVVVPCLFEVQQVGLLTNNVPAHYADDLSGSLKILQQSCTSKKAMELSQLLMLRGWLSCIENTDSLNFNLYWAGFTLATMLKATPIKGIPIIPTALARNLSSPINLAQPLNTVSQKRGFLSMDQTCKLLLVLESDPKVYTLPLVGVWLCGVTHIHSPQVWAWCLRYLYSASIQERVLSEGRPFLVVLYSLTHREPEFYQCQPTSRENHNMDLLLLTSTESLTLYKNLEPKERKPLSFELSSGSENQATEFYKEVMSRAASSRHITGDKVATSPQHRISINDHDSGVEDEDLSPRPSPNPHPAGDQMRPVQPTVPELSLVLDVSFVAGITKSPDATPQHLPLPTLQQREICAFPKTHKELYVSGQNKLNACPPMNRTVTQTMSKEGCDGSTGFSHRSSLPLLSSPPKMATLPDGSSELGYAQESKPYTPDQSIHSQSPYCRFSGTTPAQPLPQLCMFPSTSLKCVNKPCSCCHHHYTALSYQSQHWPETPLPSDLLNQMTPTNPATVSCIPKSTPHRGCCLSPPHRTSHQGPVYVPKTSPHLDCLQHSSHSKRRQSHPVPSVSQGCQSQDACMDVSDACFNMLSVDAYRILMDQDRQLKLLQSQIHKLLEAQSQGTSSHHSDSSHQSGEKPAGLTLGQKPMTPDPKKRNSVSIAIGTGASLFCGKSEDEWWRGGTPGTLSSGSAHSRQSSPTAISQTHTNRIKDPEDETRSSDQNHKESQQMSPGVSHSFQSLMLGESASMCYQFQSANTDESHGKSVAADQRFFQDLLGQVNDRLQDTLKGEARSSRSEYRTVLAAETALSPVLVQAREASSPNCRSPVPSLKALSQSESSHKGDQVYNATVKHLEKLGVNVDSKGKGMSTSATVESASSTLASINPEAVIPRLAVCDFVSASMLTPGCSADLSLEANSIALKYLSDAQLSHLSFKREAKQTSNAIPPRVDFLSKTERTAAGLSILSPTNMSLATQKYMKRYGLIEGGDSEEEDLQEQQNGMHHDTVLDCSAQMDSSRNSDDFQKGINVPSSPPGPHSSPHLENEGLVFGDKHMLLHSHNHTEKTGTREITQKRHSASENQSPLGTMDTQGSVGNFLDLSRLRQLPKLF, from the exons ATGAAGAGGGCGTGACCCTTACTTTGGATCGCTTGGACCCTGGCAGGGAGAAGCCAGACTCAGGAAGAAAGGTGCCCAATTCCTTTCTGCCAGGGGATGTGGTGGTGCCCTGTTTATTTGAAGTCCAGCAGGTCGGCCTTCTCACCAACAATGTTCCTGCACACTATGCAGATGACCTCAGTGGATCTCTTAAG ATACTTCAGCAAAGCTGCACCAGCAAAAAGGCTATGGAGCTTTCTCAGCTACTCATGCTGCGAGGCTGGCTTAGCTGCATAGAGAACACCGACAGCCTTAACTTCAATCTGTACTGGGCAGGCTTCACCCTTGCAACCATGCTAAAGGCCACTCCTATCAAAGGCATACCAATCATTCCCACTGCTCTGGCCCGGAACCTCAGCTCCCCGATCAACCTGGCACAGCCCCTCAACACAGTTAGCCAGAAGCGAGG ATTTTTAAGCATGGACCAGACCTGCAAGCTACTGTTAGTGCTAGAATCCGATCCCAAGGTCTACACCCTCCCACTAGTTGGAGT ATGGTTGTGTGGAGTCACACACATCCATAGTCCTCAGGTGTGGGCATGGTGCCTTAGGTACCTCTACAGCGCCTCTATTCAGGAAAG GGTTTTATCTGAAGGAAGACCCTTTCTGGTGGTGCTGTATTCCTTAACCCACAGAGAGCCAGAATTCTACCAATGCCAACCAACCAGCAGAGAGAACCACAATATGGACTTGCTTCTGCTAACAAGTACAGAGTCCCTCACACTCTACAAG AATTTGGAGCCCAAAGAGAGAAAACCCTTGTCATTTGAACTCAGCTCTGGGAGTGAAAACCAGGCCACTGAGTTCTATAAGGAAGTGATGTCTCGCGCTGCATCTAGCAG GCATATCACTGGAGATAAAGTAGCAACCTCTCCTCAACATAGGATATCCATTAATGACCATGACTCAGGAGTGGAGGATGAGGATCTTTCGCCCAGACCATCCCCAAACCCCCACCCAGCTGGAGACCAG ATGAGACCGGTGCAGCCCACAGTACCAGAGCTGTCTTTGGTACTGGATGTCAGCTTTGTGGCTGGGATAACAAAGTCTCCCGATGCAACTCCACAACACCTTCCCCTTCCCACCCTACAGCAAAGGGAGATTTGTGCATTCCCCAAAACCCATAAAGAACTTTATGTCAGTGGACAGAACAAGCTCAATGCCTGCCCCCCAATGAACAGAACTGTTACTCAAACCATGTCTAAAGAGGGTTGTGACGGGTCAACTGGATTTTCACATCGTTCATCGTTGCCTTTGTTGTCCTCCCCACCTAAGATGGCTACTTTACCTGATGGGTCTTCTGAGCTTGGCTATGCCCAGGAATCCAAACCTTACACCCCAGATCAGTCTATACACTCACAATCACCCTATTGTAGATTCTCTGGTACCACCCCAGCTCAGCCTCTGCCACAATTGTGCATGTTTCCCAGCACCTCCTTAAAGTGTGTCAATAAGCCATGTAgctgctgccaccaccactacactGCTCTGTCCTATCAGTCTCAACATTGGCCAGAGACACCCCTACCCTCAGATCTGTTGAATCAGATGACTCCCACTAACCCTGCCACAGTTTCTTGTATTCCCAAATCAACTCCTCACAGAGGTTGTTGCCTGTCACCACCTCACCGGACTTCCCATCAGGGCCCAGTGTATGTCCCAAAGACTTCACCACATTTGGATTGTTTGCAGCATAGTTCCCACAGCAAACGCCGCCAGAGCCATCCAGTGCCATCTGTGAGCCAGGGTTGCCAGAGCCAGGATGCCTGCATGGATGTGTCTGATGCTTGTTTTAACATGCTATCAGTAGATGCTTATAGAATTCTTATGGACCAGGACCGGCAGCTGAAACTTCTGCAGTCACAG ATTCACAAGCTTCTGGAGGCTCAAAGCCAGGGAACGTCATCTCACCATTCTGACTCCTCGCATCAGTCAGGGGAGAAGCCTGCTGGACTAACCCTTGGTCAAAAACCGATGACCCCCGATCCCAAGAAGAGGAACAGTGTCAGCATTGCCATAGGAACAG GTGCTAGTCTGTTTTGTGGCAAGAGTGAGGATGAGTGGTGGAGAGGTGGTACTCCAGGAACTCTCAGCAGCGGCTCGGCCCATTCAAGACAGTCCAGTCCCACAGCCATAAGtcaaacgcacacaaacaggATAAAGGACCCTGAGGACGAGACTAGGAGCAGTGATCAGAACCACAAGGAATCACAACAAAT GAGCCCAGGTGTATCTCATTCTTTTCAGAGCCTTATGCTTGGAGAGAGTGCCAGCATGTGTTACCAGTTCCAGTCAGCTAATACAGATGAGTCACACGGCAAAAGTGTAGCCGCCGATCAAAGGTTTTTTCAAGATTTACTG GGACAAGTAAATGATCGTCTTCAGGACACCTTGAAAGGAGAGGCAAGAAGTTCCAGAAGTGAATACAGGACTGTACTAGCTGCAGAGACAGCCCTATCTCCTGTTTTAGTCCAAGCCAGAGAGGCTTCTTCTCCCAACTGTCGGTCACCAGTACCCTCTTTGAAGGCTTTGTCTCAATCTGAGTCCTCTCACAAGGGGGACCAGGTGTACAATGCGACTGTGAAACATCTAGAGAAGTTGGGTGTCAATGTTGACTCCAAAGGCAAAGGCATGTCTACTAGTGCCACAGTGGAGAGTGCCAG CAGCACCCTGGCATCCATCAATCCTGAGGCAGTGATCCCCAGGCTAGCTGTGTGTGACTTTGTAAGTGCGAGCATGTTGACACCTGGATGCAGTGCTGACCTTAGTTTGGAGGCTAACTCGATTGCCCTCAAGTATCTGAGTGATGCCCAGCTATCTCACCTCTCTTTTAAAAGGGAAGCCAAGCAGACCTCTAATGCAATTCCACCAAGAGTGGATTTtctgagcaagacagagaggacTGCAGCAGGCCTTAGCATCCTGTCGCCTACGAATATGTCCTTAGCCACACAGAAATACATGAAGCGGTATGGACTCATTGAGGGTGGTGACAGTGAGGAGGAGGACCTGCAGGAGCAACAAAATGGCATGCATCATGACACTGTGTTGGATTGCTCAGCACAAATGGACAGCTCCAGGAACAGTGATGATTTTCAGAAAGGCATTAATGTGCCATCTTCCCCACCAGGACCTCACAGCTCCCCCCACCTTGAGAATGAAGGCCTGGTTTTTGGTGACAAACACATGCTTTTGCACAGTCATAACCACACAGAGAAAACTGGCACAAGAGAGATCACTCAAAAGAGACATTCCGCTTCAGAGAACCAGTCTCCTCTGGGTACCATGGACACGCAGGGCTCTGTTGGAAATTTCCTTGACCTTAGCCGATTGAGGCAGCTCCCCAAACTATTTTAA